One Candidatus Dependentiae bacterium genomic region harbors:
- a CDS encoding DnaJ domain-containing protein: protein MIKYTILALLLFAHSLPLNGMKRKRDNIDKESELLPAQKQVKEDVHDERPENNNNQLTLLEQPIHKNQNSIELQLEEARHLINLTDAKSLDDLNAIAQIAIDTIQRSAELNQNIEIQTILEKLQKAIKVESNLSTLKSYLMELSDIANINQYLTHSEIAKIMIMNLDYGRNLSFISKLSLALGTPERETLARYVQATKNIVSPLQYILVNIPSTAVQNAFKTTKALLFLASTSKVSAPLVKWTGKFLGKKVLKYVSENKIETGVSLASTAAYAYFGLPALLIPFTFNIIWSSLGFRSLTAYGAFERDAIAINNKHQEKLQRNTPHSFSTLDLHERNLTEFTVDSVGKQCFATDPMPLTPETQLVLAQELLKNINVINLSGNHLTNNTNSLDGFSICTSLIFLCLADNNLRSLEFIGSIMQLKILDISNNAIDFGDASNLEALTTQKELIKLIIFNTQHPEFTLSDDAIQCLTQECPLLIDTNIYAYKIEYTDTWRGTRQEIDNLEATKQAALQEKQKKLANNESENEQKEISAIIEEVRIYLNNDQATLYDYINTLSLTKISQNSDPSEIKSVCKKLLLKYHPDKLHAVEEQKRQNSENVFKLLNKVTAIIQDKEKHALYSKMLNSQDNIID from the coding sequence ATGATCAAATATACTATCTTAGCTTTATTGTTATTTGCACACTCATTACCACTCAATGGAATGAAGCGCAAGCGAGACAATATTGATAAAGAATCAGAGCTTCTTCCTGCTCAAAAACAGGTAAAAGAAGATGTGCACGATGAGAGACCTGAAAATAATAATAATCAGCTGACTCTCCTAGAACAGCCTATTCATAAAAATCAGAATTCTATCGAGTTACAACTTGAAGAGGCTCGTCATCTTATCAACTTAACAGATGCTAAGTCTCTTGATGATCTTAATGCTATTGCTCAGATAGCAATCGATACTATTCAACGCTCTGCTGAACTCAATCAAAATATCGAAATACAAACAATTTTAGAAAAATTACAGAAAGCGATTAAGGTCGAAAGCAATTTAAGTACCTTGAAAAGCTACCTGATGGAGCTATCAGATATTGCCAATATTAACCAATATTTAACACACTCAGAAATTGCAAAAATCATGATTATGAATCTTGATTACGGTAGAAATCTAAGTTTCATATCAAAGCTTAGCCTCGCTCTAGGAACTCCAGAAAGAGAAACCCTTGCCCGTTATGTACAAGCAACCAAAAATATTGTATCACCCTTGCAATACATATTGGTTAATATTCCATCAACTGCTGTTCAAAATGCATTTAAGACAACAAAAGCATTACTATTTCTTGCAAGTACCTCAAAAGTGTCCGCACCTCTTGTAAAATGGACAGGTAAATTTTTAGGAAAAAAAGTTTTAAAATATGTGTCCGAAAATAAAATTGAGACTGGAGTTAGCCTTGCAAGTACAGCCGCTTATGCCTATTTTGGTTTACCAGCCTTACTCATTCCATTTACCTTTAACATTATATGGTCCTCACTCGGGTTCCGATCGCTAACAGCTTATGGTGCATTTGAACGTGACGCCATAGCTATTAACAACAAGCATCAAGAAAAACTCCAAAGAAATACGCCTCACAGCTTTTCAACACTTGATTTACATGAACGGAACCTTACTGAATTTACGGTTGATAGTGTTGGCAAACAATGCTTTGCGACAGACCCAATGCCACTCACTCCAGAGACTCAGCTTGTGCTTGCCCAAGAACTTTTAAAGAATATCAATGTTATCAATCTGTCCGGGAATCATTTAACAAACAACACAAATTCTTTAGATGGCTTTTCGATATGTACAAGCCTCATCTTTTTATGCCTAGCCGATAATAATCTTAGATCACTCGAATTTATTGGGTCGATCATGCAGCTAAAAATACTGGATATTTCGAATAATGCGATTGATTTTGGTGATGCAAGCAATCTTGAAGCTTTAACGACACAAAAAGAGCTCATCAAGCTTATTATTTTTAATACCCAGCATCCTGAATTTACCTTATCAGACGATGCTATACAATGCCTTACTCAAGAATGCCCTTTATTAATCGATACAAATATTTATGCTTACAAAATAGAATATACGGATACCTGGAGGGGAACTCGACAAGAAATTGATAATCTTGAAGCCACCAAGCAAGCCGCATTACAAGAAAAACAAAAAAAATTAGCCAATAATGAATCTGAAAATGAGCAGAAAGAAATTAGTGCAATCATTGAAGAAGTCAGAATTTATTTAAACAATGATCAAGCAACGCTCTATGACTATATCAACACATTATCTCTTACGAAAATTTCTCAAAACAGTGATCCTTCAGAAATCAAATCGGTTTGTAAAAAATTATTGCTTAAGTATCACCCAGATAAACTTCACGCAGTTGAGGAACAAAAACGTCAAAATAGCGAAAATGTCTTCAAGTTACTCAACAAAGTTACCGCAATCATTCAGGACAAGGAAAAACATGCCCTGTATAGCAAGATGCTCAACAGCCAAGATAATATCATCGACTAG
- a CDS encoding phosphomannomutase/phosphoglucomutase, translated as MNDIIFREYDIRGVVGKDLMLDQAYDLGKAIVTYLAEQNPQEKTFVIGRDGRTHSLELTECIQNAALDLGFDVIDVGLVPTPALYFAVHHLKLPCALEVTASHNPKEYNGIKMWYVWGEKIQAIKNILRTKNFLPLAQQRGSIKKYDILSDYLAYLKNQFAHLQGLSLNVVIDCGNGPAGLIYPRLVEMMNWKDVTILFPEVDGNFPNHEADPTVPENMQDVARELATHDDRVFGIGLDGDCDRMSPMTKKGFLVPGDKLLALFAQTMLLKNPGATVICDIKSSSSLMELLNKWHARPVLCPSGHSLIKVAMEAEQALLAGELSCHFFFKDRYFGFDDGIYASLRLFELLVQQDRSLEELLAVFPHRESSPEIRLICKTEEEKREIVASVKETFSSRTDMETITIDGIRAQAAYGWGLIRSSNTQPAISMRFESSTPEGLARVKYDFYQALQPYFDEQTLKEKIELP; from the coding sequence ATGAATGACATTATCTTTCGAGAATACGACATTAGAGGCGTTGTCGGAAAAGATCTTATGCTTGATCAAGCATATGATTTAGGCAAAGCAATTGTCACCTATCTTGCTGAGCAAAACCCACAGGAAAAGACCTTTGTTATTGGCCGTGATGGTCGAACACATTCCCTCGAGCTTACCGAGTGCATACAAAATGCGGCACTTGATCTTGGGTTTGATGTTATTGACGTTGGGCTTGTTCCAACTCCAGCACTCTACTTTGCTGTACATCATCTCAAACTCCCCTGCGCGCTTGAAGTGACGGCATCACACAACCCCAAAGAATATAATGGCATCAAGATGTGGTATGTTTGGGGTGAGAAAATTCAAGCGATTAAAAATATTCTCCGAACAAAAAACTTTTTACCTCTTGCTCAACAACGAGGCTCAATAAAAAAATATGATATTTTGTCAGACTATCTGGCATATCTGAAAAATCAATTTGCTCACCTGCAAGGACTTTCGCTCAATGTTGTTATCGACTGTGGCAACGGTCCGGCTGGACTCATCTATCCTCGCTTAGTTGAAATGATGAACTGGAAAGATGTAACCATTCTTTTTCCTGAAGTTGATGGCAATTTTCCAAATCATGAAGCCGATCCAACAGTTCCTGAGAATATGCAAGATGTTGCACGCGAACTAGCAACTCATGACGACCGAGTTTTTGGAATAGGACTTGATGGCGATTGCGACCGCATGAGCCCTATGACGAAAAAAGGTTTTCTGGTACCTGGAGATAAGCTGCTTGCACTCTTTGCACAAACAATGCTCCTTAAGAATCCTGGTGCAACGGTCATTTGCGACATTAAAAGTTCTTCAAGCTTGATGGAACTTTTAAATAAATGGCATGCTCGCCCAGTTTTATGTCCATCAGGTCATTCTTTAATCAAAGTAGCTATGGAGGCAGAGCAAGCATTGCTTGCCGGCGAACTGAGCTGCCACTTCTTTTTTAAAGACCGCTATTTCGGTTTTGATGATGGCATTTACGCAAGTTTGCGGCTCTTTGAACTTTTGGTACAGCAAGATCGCTCGCTTGAAGAGCTTTTGGCTGTTTTTCCACATCGGGAAAGCTCTCCTGAAATTCGCCTCATCTGTAAAACAGAAGAAGAAAAGCGTGAAATTGTTGCCAGTGTTAAAGAAACTTTTTCAAGTCGAACAGATATGGAGACAATTACTATTGATGGCATTCGAGCTCAAGCTGCCTATGGCTGGGGACTCATTCGGTCCTCAAATACACAGCCAGCTATCTCTATGCGCTTTGAATCTTCAACCCCTGAGGGGCTTGCACGCGTGAAGTACGATTTTTACCAAGCATTACAACCATACTTTGATGAACAAACACTCAAAGAAAAAATTGAATTACCTTAA
- a CDS encoding deoxyribonuclease IV yields MNYLNRIGAHLRLDEQGIVHGAQKAIQLNLPCFQMFITAPPAHDKYLKVNLKDRTLFKELRKQFDNIYIHSSYWINASTGKKESYSISRSLLRKEIRIAGQLDISYIVLHCGSAKGYPASPHDPFNKKRGILALAKMLNAVLKNELNVKILLENTAHGNQVIGSDFYDFVLLKEHLTFPERIGFCIDFAHAHAFGYDVGNVDKFVRILDETIGLANIFLLHVNDTEEILGSKKDRHAIPGTGKIGKEILAQLLNHSAFINVPKIIEPPLIDNEQMKDLLSDINTWIIDK; encoded by the coding sequence TTGAATTACCTTAATAGAATAGGCGCTCACTTACGCCTTGATGAGCAGGGAATTGTGCATGGAGCCCAAAAAGCTATCCAGCTCAATCTCCCATGCTTTCAAATGTTTATTACTGCCCCGCCAGCACATGATAAATACCTCAAGGTCAATCTTAAAGATCGAACGCTCTTTAAAGAACTGCGTAAGCAATTCGATAATATCTATATCCACAGCTCGTACTGGATTAATGCTTCAACAGGCAAAAAAGAGAGCTACTCAATTTCACGGTCATTATTACGTAAAGAAATTCGCATTGCAGGGCAACTGGATATCTCTTATATCGTTCTTCACTGCGGTTCTGCAAAGGGATATCCTGCAAGCCCACATGATCCTTTCAATAAAAAACGTGGGATTCTTGCGCTTGCAAAAATGCTCAATGCAGTACTTAAAAATGAACTCAACGTAAAAATCTTGCTTGAAAATACTGCGCATGGAAACCAGGTTATTGGCAGTGATTTTTACGATTTTGTACTCCTCAAAGAACATCTTACTTTTCCTGAACGAATTGGCTTTTGTATCGACTTTGCACATGCACATGCCTTTGGCTACGATGTAGGAAATGTTGATAAATTTGTCAGGATACTTGATGAAACGATTGGCTTGGCAAATATTTTTTTACTCCATGTGAATGATACCGAAGAAATTCTTGGCAGTAAAAAAGACAGACATGCAATTCCCGGTACTGGAAAAATAGGTAAAGAGATTTTAGCTCAACTCCTCAATCATTCCGCATTCATCAACGTTCCCAAGATTATCGAACCACCACTCATCGACAACGAACAGATGAAAGATCTGCTCAGCGATATCAATACATGGATTATTGACAAATAG
- the rplU gene encoding 50S ribosomal protein L21: MERTSKVVFEKYAIIQTGGKQYQAIPGKTIAIEKLAGEAGDAVTFSQVLFTKTGEGAYTFGKPFIEGGKVTANIVKQMRGPKIIVFKFKRRKKYRLKKGHRQAITVVRIENI; the protein is encoded by the coding sequence ATGGAGCGTACATCAAAAGTCGTTTTTGAGAAATATGCGATTATTCAAACTGGTGGTAAGCAGTACCAAGCTATCCCAGGCAAAACTATTGCAATTGAAAAATTAGCTGGCGAGGCAGGAGACGCTGTCACCTTTTCTCAAGTACTTTTCACAAAGACCGGTGAAGGCGCCTATACTTTCGGCAAACCTTTCATCGAAGGTGGAAAAGTTACCGCGAATATCGTGAAGCAAATGCGCGGACCAAAAATTATCGTTTTCAAATTTAAGCGTCGTAAAAAATACCGCTTGAAAAAAGGACACCGTCAAGCAATTACGGTTGTTCGTATTGAGAACATCTAA